The Mesoterricola silvestris sequence CCATCGAGAAGGCCGCGCGCATGTGGGGCGAGGCCTCCACCAGCTTCCTCCTCCACGCCCGGGGCATCGAGCACCAGTCCAAGGGGGTGGAGAACGTCAATTCCTGCATCAACATGGTCCTGGCCACGGGGCGCATCGGCCGGCCCGGGTGCGGCTACGCCACCATCACGGGCCAGGGCAACGGCCAGGGCGGCCGCGAGCACGGCCACAAGTGCGACCAGCTCCCCGGCAACCGCGACATCGAGAACCCCGAGCACCGCGCCCACATCTGCGGGGTGTGGGGCTGCACCGACGAGGAGCTGCCGGGAAAGGGCCTCAGCGCCCAGGAGATCATGAACGCGATCCACGAGGGGGACATCAAGGGCCTCCTGTGCCTGTGCTTCAACCCCCTGGTGAGCCTGCCCGACTCCACCTTCACGCGCGAGGCGCTGGAGAAGCTGGAGTTCTTCGTGTCGCTGGATTTCTTCCTGTCCGAGACCGCCCAGCACGCCGACATCATCTTTCCTTCCGCCCTCCACGAGGAGGACGACGGCACCTCCACCAGCGCCGAGGGCCGGGTGATCCGCATCCGCAAGGCCGTGGAGCCTCCGGGGGAGGCCCGCACGGACTGGGAGATCCTGGTGGAACTGGCGAGGCGGCTGGGGCGGGGGCGGTTCTTCGACCACTTCACCTCCCCCGGGGCCATCTTCCAGGAGCTGCGCCGGGCCTCCTCGGGGGGCACCGCCGACTACGGCGGCATCACCTACGAAAAGATCGAGAAGCAGATGGGCGTCTTCTGGCCCTGCCCCACCGAGGACCACCCCGGCACCCCGCGGCTCTTCGAAGGGGGGAAATTCTTCCACCCCGACGGCCGCGCCCGGTTCATCCCCACCCCCTGGCGGCCCCCCATGGAGGAGGTGGACGCGGACTACCCCGTGTGGCTCACCTCGGGCCGGGTGGTCTTCCACTACCTTTCGGGCACCCAGACCCGGCGCATCGGCTTCCTGGTGGAGCAGTGCCCCCACCCCTACGTGGAGATCCACCCGCGCCTGGCGGCGAACCTGGGCATTCGGGAGGGGGACGCCACGGCGGTGGCCACCCGCCGGGGCGAACTGGTCCTGCCCGCCAAGCTCGTCACCACCATCCGCCCGGACACCGTCTTCATCCCCTACCACTGGCCCGGGAACCTGGGCGCCAACCGCCTCACGGCCCGGCACCTGGACCCCGTGAGCCGGATCCCGGAATTCAAGGTGAGCGCCTGCCGCGTCACGCGCACCACCCCGGACCGCTTCCCCCCCGAGCTCCTGGAGCTCATGGCCCTGGGAAGGGGGGAGTGATGGTCAGCGAGGAATTCGGCTTCTTCATCGATCCCCAGCGCTGCATCGGCTGCCGGTCCTGCGTGGCGGCCTGCGCGGAGTGCGGCACC is a genomic window containing:
- a CDS encoding molybdopterin oxidoreductase family protein, which codes for MAHLPTDAAALRSRFGPHLNSAPPGGWDADPVPERTVETHCCFCGQQCGIKLKVAGNQVVGFDPWEAFPFNKGKLCPKGVKRYLQGGHPDRLLHAMKRTASGFEPMGWEEAMERTVAEITRIQDRYGKDAFAMLSGVSLTNEKSYLAGKFARLALGTRNLDYNGRLCMVSAGAGNKKAFGVDRAANSWEDIPLADVIWVTGANVAECAPITTDYIWRARDRGAKLIVVDPRITPLARTADLALPLRPGTDSALTNGILHLLDQWNLVDRDFVRDHTNGFDEALEAARACTPQWTSAVTGLPVAAIEKAARMWGEASTSFLLHARGIEHQSKGVENVNSCINMVLATGRIGRPGCGYATITGQGNGQGGREHGHKCDQLPGNRDIENPEHRAHICGVWGCTDEELPGKGLSAQEIMNAIHEGDIKGLLCLCFNPLVSLPDSTFTREALEKLEFFVSLDFFLSETAQHADIIFPSALHEEDDGTSTSAEGRVIRIRKAVEPPGEARTDWEILVELARRLGRGRFFDHFTSPGAIFQELRRASSGGTADYGGITYEKIEKQMGVFWPCPTEDHPGTPRLFEGGKFFHPDGRARFIPTPWRPPMEEVDADYPVWLTSGRVVFHYLSGTQTRRIGFLVEQCPHPYVEIHPRLAANLGIREGDATAVATRRGELVLPAKLVTTIRPDTVFIPYHWPGNLGANRLTARHLDPVSRIPEFKVSACRVTRTTPDRFPPELLELMALGRGE